The DNA region aattatataataatacatataaatataaataaatatatatatatatatatattttattgattttgatatataaattggGCTTTGAATACGTTTGCGTGACGCTTTAAAAGTTTATCAGTTTCTTTACAACACTTAATTTTGGTCAACCTAATTAAATACCCTTTGAAAAGTATGTTAATCATTTCATATATTATAACGAAAACTACACcatgtttcaatcttttaagGAAACAAACAACCATTTTATTCGCCCCTTAAACAAATCATTAAACTGAAAATTTCAACTCATATTGAAAATTCGGACAAATCAAACGACAATAGCTCTGCATATTTCAAAGAACGGTTACCAACCAAGACTTATTTAATCGCAacctataaattttaattttagggaCAATGTGCTCTAAGTCGTGCTATAGATCATCTCTCTTTGAAAATGTTTCACATGATGAAGCAATTAGGGGAGTAATATGGATCAGCGTAAACCACACGGTTATCGTAGTAGTAAGGCACGCCACCTGGATAACCACTCCAAACCAGTGGTTGCACCTGCACCTCCGGCTTGGCCTCTTTTGGTTTTTCCGCttcttttggtttttctttcttctcgCCACCACCTGCAGGACCTACACTCACCAGCTCTgcatatttcattttcttttttaatgaagTTGCTAGCTCAACCGCGTCCATCCCATCTCCTATTATCTCGATCTCGCTCTTGTCCGCCCCTTTTAGAGCTGCAGATTCCACGCCTGCATGTGCACGAGGGTGACTTTCCAATAATTGTGAAAACAAAGACAGACCATATTGGCTAGGCTAACAGAGTTACACCAATCTCTTCTTGAATTGTTGATCGTGTCAGATGTTCCAAAAGGTTATTTGCTTTTGACAAGATCGTATGAACTTGACAAGAGCAAGTATATTTTAATCGAAAGCAAAAGTTTGTTCAATTACCTGGGGAGCCAACTACAATCTTCAGTGCTTTCGAGTGGCATTTTTGGCAATGCATGGAGACTTTGATCACCACTTTTTGCTGCAACCGTTATTTAAGGGttaacccaaaaaagaaaataaaaagaagaaaggaaatcTTTCTATCTTGATATGTAAGTAATGGCTAACTTACCTTCATCGTCTTGTTTTAATTGGCTGGAGAACAGAAATGAACACAAATGAAAACGCTTTGTTTACTTTTTTCAAGGGAGCAAGAAAGCTTCGAAGATACGAAGGCTTGTGGTGTGGACTATTTTCATTTTGTGTATTTATAAATGCCTCTTGAGCCAAGTAGTTGAGAGTTGGTCGCCAAAGGGGCATTGCTGCGCAggttcaaactttgaaaagtcagtCTTGAGTCTTTCATTGTCCCGTATGTATTTCGGAGCCAGTTATTCAACAGAAAAACAATGAATCGATCTATTCCTTACCGATCAATAGACTTTTTGTCCAAAACTTCTTCATTTTTCATGGAAAAATTTCCCTgggaattattaaatttaatatgaagaGTTCCATGGAAATAGTTTCCTATGACCATGGTCATGAGCATATCgttacatatacatatatacacaatttatgacatgaaaaataataataagagtaatattattatatacagTATGTTCCAAAAAATGTTAGGAGACCATGCGTCACACGAGTTATTGTATTAAATGTATGTATTAACGATGTGAAATTGGCACATGGTGTGAAATTTCTTCCAATGAAAGAGTTATAAATGTGatattaattgtaatttattgtCACTTGTAACCTTTAGACTTAAGGAGACCATGTGTTACACGAATTATTACATGAGTTGCTGAGAAAGATTAAGGTGAGAAGAGTTCAAGTTCATATTATGACATTGACAGATGATTGAAAGTCTAATTAATGGGGCTGCTTGAGGGGCCTTCTGCTGCTGGCTGCGGCCTGAGGAGGGTCTAAGCAGACGAGTTAATTGCCTTgcaattacaaaaattaataaattaatcttactgATCAATACAATCCTACCAGAAGAGATTTTGCGTGAATAACGCGAAAGAAAACCAATCCCCATTTAccaatctaaaattaaaaaagaaaaaaaaaaaaaaaagacttgacAATAGATAGTTATAGTGTTCATATTATGAATCTGACTTAGAGGAATTCAAATGAACAATTTGTCAAAATATGAAATGATATTAGAATAGACAGACATATGACTGATCCATCGTTTGGCTTTACTCTCTGGAGTAGTAGTTTTAAATTGACGTAAACTATAATTAAGTTAACTAAAAAGTAGATTATTGTGTCTTCTTTGTTGGATGCCGGCAGACACGCGATTGACTTACAAGTCAACTTGACTTGGTCATAGCCATTGTTAACTTCTTTTATTCCTAGATGGCCCACAGCTCAGCCCAaagctaaaaaacaaaaatcccACATGGAAGAGTCCGGTTTATTACTGTGGCAAACCAGGTTAGGCCAATGGACTATTCAGATCAGGCCACAGATCTATGGATCGGCACGACTCAACTCggtattattcataattttttaaaaataatataatataatataattaattaattaattgataattatgatataaaaaataagaattttagatttgaaaaaatgagttgaattcTTTGAATCAATGATCAATCTCGTATATAcgagataatttaaattttagtttagttgaAACAagttatttaacttttatttatagtaagtgaaagaagtgaataattttatttttttagatgtgCAACTCCTTACAAATTGAAAAGGTTTCACATCTAAAAGAATGTAATCACTCACTCCTTTTGCCTACTATAATTAGAACGCTAAGCAAAATAAAAGGTTTAACCATACTCAAATTTTAGATCctatattattgaaattgattATGAGAATTCAActcacctattataaataaatttatcttatttttaatcataatttaattttctaacatgtattttttattagaaaacataatttagataaattatttaataaaaaaatttatttttttaattaaagctAATGAGTCGACCTATTACTATAGGGTCAGATTGTGAGCTTCAAACTTTCTTTGGGTCGGTCTGACCTATAAGACCTATTATCGTGTGAGCTTTAGGCTCAACCCGATCCCTAGGCTAGATGGGTCTATCGATGCAGACTTGACACAACCCACCACCATATCTAATTTCATCTGTTCCAAATATTGGTCTCTGTTTTGAGGATGATAAATCTATACATAAGTTTTGGATTAGATTTTTGAGTTTATAATACTTGAATCGTATATTAAAagtcacattttttatattgtatatcgTGTATTataccatatcataagatacgtttttttttaaataatattaaaattttaataaaatagaaaatttaattaacacaccattattataaaaaatattacaaacactcttaaaattttgaaaattttcatatacacttttatTACATCTTTATTtactctaaaaatttttaatttatattgataatatatatcatattatatagtataatatatctattatatcatattaattcgatataattttaaatgtatatattattttttatttatatgatatagtattagaagaattatattttttataaccaTAATTTAGTTAACCATAAAATTGATAAGCAACTCTGCACAGGCAGAAGTTtgatctaaaaattaataaattactaattccAATAAGCGAAAAAgaccaaaattttgtttattcttttttactctttattcaaataaaatcaatgtGCAAACGTCCACTGTATTGTTTATTACTGATTAAATACAATATCAGTCTTAATTAGAGGCTGCGTGTTTACAGTTCCACGTCAGTATTCTGGATTTTTCTGTTGTCTTTGGCTACCTGTTGCTCTCTCGGGGACTAGTTTAAGTTTGGCCACTTCACTCATCAACTGAAAGTGAAAGTGAAGTTACAATCTGGGCTAATACACACAAGTAAAACCACAAATATGATGCAGCTTTCTCCTCATAAAATTAGGAGAAAGATCGCCTGTCGACCCTCTGCAGTCAGCCGAGTGTGGGATAAATTGAAGATTGATGATGATCTGCCTGGCTCCCTGCATGCCAACTAAGAAGCCTGTTGACAGTTGCGTCGACTCTCCCTACTTGGCATCAGAGGAGCCATGCAGCTCCACCAATCAGGTTAGATTTTACCTTCAACACCTCAGTCTATGCACTAGAATGTTCTTGTTTTGGAAGTTTATAGTTAGTTTAATGGAATTGAATACCTTTTCAAGGTGTTTATTCGTATCTTTTCTTTACATGACCATTTGTTTCTTAATCTTACATTTATAGCAGAGCACTGTAGAAAGAAACAGGGGAGAAATTTATCTGCCAAAAAAACAGAGTAGCTGCCTTGATCTTGCCTTAATTACTCTATGAATTATCAACAGTTaagaattttcatttcaaagAGAATTATGTATACTTCCccttatatttgaaatttagatGTAAAGGTAATTTTTGTAACATAAAGAGGAGAATTATTCTTTATTGAAAAAGAACATGGTAAAGAACAACAAAATCCCAAAGCCATGTGCTCCTGCTAACGCAAATCAATGTCTCTATCCCTTTTCTACAACACAATCTCAGCTGAGTAACAATTGCCTCCCTTCGATTAACCAACTACACACAAAGCATTCTCTAATACTCTGCCTCTCTCTGTCTTTTCCATATATTTCACATGATTGAGCAAGAATTGTAATAGGGGTCATAGGGTCGATCAGCGGCAAACGCGTAGTGAGGCACACCGCCGGGATAAGGCCAGACATCCAGGGCTCTGAATTTTTGGCCCAGTTTCCGTTGGTTTGCTTTCGTCTTTCTTATCTCCACCCCCTGCAGGACCAACGCTTACAATCTCTGCATAGCCCACTTTCTTTCTTAGCAAACTCGTAAGATCAACGGCGTCCATCCCGTCTCCAGTTATCTCTATCTGAGTCTTGTAATCTTCCATTAAAGCCGCTGATTCAACGCCGGAAACCCAAGCTGCAATCTTCATCGCCTTGAAGAGTGACTTCTGTCCATTCATTGAAGTAACCTTGATCACTACCTTTTGCTGCAAATaagtaagaaaaacaaaattaactcCGGAAATAAGAAACTTAATAGACGGATAATCTTACCACTAAGTTCATATATGTGTACCCTCATGGTTGTCGGTTTTTGTTGATTAAGAGAAAGGCAACCACGAGTTTTTTTTCACTTAGTTTTGAATGTGTGGGACAGCATGCCGATATGAGCTTTTATCTATCGTACTTGGGGAACTCTTGTGGTTGTGATATGGCAACGCATACCCGAAGTTCCGAGTAGCTTCGAAGAAATTTGTTGACCGCAGGATGTGTTCAAACTTAAAACCAATGGTCAGAATACTGTACTTAAAAAGGTCCAATCAATACGTCGCACCCGAACTTTGAcaaaactttgatgaaaacTCATTTCTgtccttaaagtttgaaaagtccaTTTATCCCCCTATCATCTACTTTGgctaataaaaatgattttgtagaaagaaaaaaatgttattttccgTTATGTAATTTTCTTAAGAAGGAATGTTAAagaaagaagaacaagaagttGTGAAAAAAAAGGTATGATAAAGGAAAGCACAACCTTTCTACTTCTATTTACAGAAGTAAATTACTATAGAAGAagaaatagatattttaaatttaagtaataaaaaaattagtttattaaagTTAGGATGGTAAATAGTTGTTCaaccatttaataataataatgataataaattaaaagtactGCAATGggtatatattttgtatatgattGAGAATATagattttttcaaaatcatatttatatactcaactgtgtatattaatatatatgaatatataattttattaataaattaattacttatacaaataattaatcaaatagtttttggccaaaagacttaatccCACCCAAGGATTAACTCATTTTTAAACTCCTATTAGCTAAA from Mangifera indica cultivar Alphonso chromosome 8, CATAS_Mindica_2.1, whole genome shotgun sequence includes:
- the LOC123224341 gene encoding heavy metal-associated isoprenylated plant protein 43-like, with amino-acid sequence MKQKVVIKVSMHCQKCHSKALKIVVGSPGVESAALKGADKSEIEIIGDGMDAVELATSLKKKMKYAELVSVGPAGGGEKKEKPKEAEKPKEAKPEVQVQPLVWSGYPGGVPYYYDNRVVYADPYYSPNCFIM
- the LOC123224344 gene encoding heavy metal-associated isoprenylated plant protein 46-like isoform X2 — translated: MRQKVVIKVTSMNGQKSLFKAMKIAAWVSGVESAALMEDYKTQIEITGDGMDAVDLTSLLRKKVGYAEIVSVGPAGGGDKKDESKPTETGPKIQSPGCLALSRRCASLRVCR
- the LOC123224344 gene encoding heavy metal-associated isoprenylated plant protein 46-like isoform X1, whose product is MNLVQKVVIKVTSMNGQKSLFKAMKIAAWVSGVESAALMEDYKTQIEITGDGMDAVDLTSLLRKKVGYAEIVSVGPAGGGDKKDESKPTETGPKIQSPGCLALSRRCASLRVCR